From Cellulophaga lytica DSM 7489, a single genomic window includes:
- a CDS encoding AAA family ATPase translates to MEEKYRQEPTNIVKVVLFGPESTGKTTLSEQLARHYHSVWVPEYAREYLQDKWNNERKTCEPKDLLPIAEGQMKLENKLAKKATDVLICDTDLLETKVYSEAYYIGTCDPVLEKYALENTYDLYFLTYVDVPWEADDLRDKPQERQEMFNFFKQTLLKYNRNFITLRGGKAERLATAVAAIDKILENR, encoded by the coding sequence ATGGAAGAAAAGTATAGGCAAGAGCCCACAAACATTGTTAAAGTAGTTTTGTTTGGGCCAGAGTCTACTGGTAAAACAACGCTGTCAGAACAATTAGCTAGGCATTACCACTCTGTTTGGGTGCCAGAATATGCTAGGGAGTATTTGCAAGACAAATGGAACAACGAGCGTAAAACCTGTGAACCTAAAGATCTTTTGCCAATTGCTGAAGGTCAAATGAAATTAGAGAATAAATTAGCAAAAAAGGCTACAGATGTACTTATTTGTGATACAGATTTGCTAGAGACTAAAGTGTACTCAGAGGCTTATTACATTGGAACTTGTGATCCTGTTTTAGAAAAATATGCCTTAGAAAACACATACGATTTATACTTTTTAACCTATGTAGACGTTCCTTGGGAGGCAGATGATTTAAGAGATAAGCCACAAGAACGTCAAGAAATGTTTAATTTTTTTAAACAAACATTGCTTAAGTATAATAGGAATTTTATTACTTTAAGGGGCGGTAAAGCAGAAAGACTAGCTACAGCAGTAGCAGCAATAGACAAAATACTAGAAAATAGATGA
- the pnuC gene encoding nicotinamide riboside transporter PnuC, translated as MSHIFDWIFAQYNGVPTHLIVLESIGVLFGLLSVIYSKRENILVFPTGIISTAIFVYILLVYGLLGDMMINAYYFSMSIYGWYVWTRKVDANHFIPITTTTVKDKMWSAILFTITIAFVTLVYLFFDKFNSWTAYVDTFTTAIFFVGMWLMAKKKIENWIYWIIGDVISVPLYLYKGLVFTALQYFVFTGVAILGYLAWKKSIGKSPQTLLK; from the coding sequence ATGAGCCACATTTTTGATTGGATTTTTGCGCAATACAATGGCGTACCAACACATTTAATAGTTTTAGAATCTATTGGTGTTTTATTTGGGTTGCTAAGTGTTATTTACTCTAAAAGAGAAAACATATTGGTTTTTCCTACAGGTATTATTAGCACCGCTATTTTTGTATATATTTTATTGGTATATGGCCTTTTAGGTGATATGATGATAAATGCCTACTATTTTTCTATGAGTATTTATGGTTGGTACGTTTGGACCAGAAAAGTAGATGCAAATCATTTTATACCAATAACTACAACAACGGTTAAAGATAAAATGTGGTCTGCAATTTTATTTACAATTACTATTGCATTTGTAACGCTTGTTTACTTGTTTTTTGATAAATTTAATAGTTGGACCGCTTATGTAGATACATTTACCACAGCAATTTTCTTTGTAGGTATGTGGTTAATGGCAAAAAAGAAGATTGAAAATTGGATATATTGGATTATAGGAGATGTTATTTCTGTTCCGCTATATTTGTATAAAGGACTTGTTTTTACAGCGTTACAATATTTTGTATTTACAGGAGTAGCAATTTTAGGATATTTAGCATGGAAGAAAAGTATAGGCAAGAGCCCACAAACATTGTTAAAGTAG
- a CDS encoding thiamine-binding protein, with the protein MNISVELTFSPLQDTFEEHIINFIKKLRASGLTILENPLSTQVYGDYDEVMRVLNSEIKEAFKLMDKGLLFMKIVKSDRSDYEPHF; encoded by the coding sequence ATGAATATTTCTGTAGAACTTACATTTTCGCCACTTCAGGATACTTTTGAGGAGCACATAATTAATTTTATTAAAAAACTAAGAGCATCTGGATTAACAATTTTAGAGAACCCGCTAAGTACCCAAGTTTATGGAGATTATGATGAGGTAATGCGTGTTTTAAACTCAGAAATTAAAGAAGCATTTAAGTTAATGGACAAAGGGCTGCTTTTTATGAAAATTGTAAAATCTGACAGAAGCGATTATGAGCCACATTTTTGA
- a CDS encoding 4'-phosphopantetheinyl transferase family protein, translating to MPLYKTITVNNTTKLYIWKIEEPEAELAKPIALTDHCQNRLNGMKSDMHRKGFLSIRHLLKQAGYTDFDLRYDEVGKPHLKDGNFISITHSHHFTGIIVSKTDEVGVDIEMQRDKILKIAHKFTPIEEYKTIANVSALTQKLTIVWGAKESLYKIYAQKGLSFLHHINVKDFTFADEQTTAEILYQGASSFYKVAFLEFEGFTCVYALKTT from the coding sequence ATGCCTCTTTACAAAACTATAACAGTAAACAATACCACAAAACTCTACATTTGGAAAATAGAAGAGCCAGAGGCAGAATTAGCTAAGCCAATTGCACTTACAGATCATTGCCAAAACAGATTAAACGGAATGAAATCTGATATGCACAGAAAAGGGTTTTTAAGTATAAGGCATTTGCTTAAACAAGCTGGTTATACAGATTTTGATTTAAGGTATGATGAGGTGGGGAAACCACACTTAAAAGATGGTAATTTTATATCTATAACACACTCACATCACTTTACAGGAATTATTGTTAGCAAGACAGATGAGGTTGGAGTTGATATAGAAATGCAGCGAGATAAAATTTTAAAAATTGCACATAAATTTACTCCAATTGAAGAGTACAAAACCATAGCAAATGTATCTGCATTAACCCAAAAACTAACTATAGTTTGGGGAGCAAAAGAATCGTTATATAAAATTTATGCGCAAAAAGGATTAAGTTTTTTGCATCACATAAATGTTAAAGATTTTACGTTTGCAGATGAGCAAACAACAGCAGAGATATTATACCAAGGAGCATCTTCATTTTATAAGGTTGCATTTTTAGAGTTTGAGGGTTTTACTTGTGTTTATGCATTAAAAACAACATAG
- the ahcY gene encoding adenosylhomocysteinase, producing the protein MSSNTVAYVPNKVKDISLADWGRKEIELAEAEMPGLMSLREEYKDSQPLKGARIAGCLHMTIQTAVLIETLQALGAEVTWSSCNIFSTQDQAAAAIAATGTAVYAWKDMTEEEFDWCIEQTLFFGEERKPLNMILDDGGDLTNMVLDKYPELAEGINGLSEETTTGVHRLYERVKNGTLPMPAINVNDSVTKSKFDNKYGCKESAVDAIRRATDVMLAGKRVVVCGYGDVGKGTAASFKGAGSIVTVTEIDPICALQAAMDGFEVKRLETVVGNADIIITTTGNKDIVRAEHFEAMKDKTIVCNIGHFDNEIQVGWLNEKHGNTKNTIKPQVDKYTINGKDIILLAEGRLVNLGCATGHPSFVMSNSFTNQTLAQIELWTNADAYKNDVYMLPKALDEKVAKLHLAKIGVELTELKEDQASYIGVTVEGPYKPEHYRY; encoded by the coding sequence ATGAGCTCAAATACAGTTGCTTACGTACCAAATAAGGTAAAAGATATTTCTCTAGCAGATTGGGGAAGAAAAGAAATTGAATTAGCTGAAGCAGAAATGCCAGGTTTAATGTCTTTAAGAGAGGAGTACAAAGATTCTCAGCCTCTTAAAGGTGCTAGAATTGCTGGTTGTTTGCATATGACTATACAAACTGCTGTTTTAATAGAAACTTTACAAGCTTTAGGCGCAGAGGTTACATGGAGTTCATGTAACATTTTTTCTACACAAGACCAGGCTGCAGCTGCAATTGCTGCAACAGGAACAGCTGTTTATGCTTGGAAAGATATGACAGAAGAAGAGTTTGACTGGTGTATAGAGCAAACCTTATTTTTTGGCGAGGAAAGAAAGCCATTAAACATGATTTTAGATGATGGTGGAGATTTAACCAATATGGTTTTAGATAAATACCCAGAACTTGCAGAAGGTATTAATGGTTTATCTGAAGAAACTACAACTGGTGTTCACAGACTTTACGAGCGTGTAAAAAACGGAACTTTACCAATGCCAGCTATTAACGTAAACGATTCTGTTACCAAATCTAAATTTGACAACAAATACGGTTGTAAAGAGTCTGCAGTAGATGCTATACGTAGAGCTACAGATGTTATGTTAGCCGGTAAACGTGTTGTGGTTTGTGGTTATGGTGATGTTGGTAAAGGTACTGCTGCTTCTTTTAAAGGTGCTGGTTCTATAGTAACTGTTACAGAAATAGATCCTATTTGTGCATTACAAGCTGCAATGGACGGTTTTGAAGTAAAAAGATTAGAAACTGTTGTTGGTAATGCTGATATTATTATTACAACTACCGGTAACAAAGATATTGTACGTGCTGAGCATTTTGAAGCCATGAAAGACAAAACCATAGTTTGTAATATTGGTCACTTTGATAACGAAATCCAAGTAGGATGGTTAAATGAGAAACACGGTAATACCAAAAACACTATTAAGCCACAGGTTGATAAATACACTATTAACGGGAAAGATATTATTCTTTTAGCCGAAGGTCGTTTGGTAAACTTAGGTTGCGCCACAGGACACCCTAGTTTTGTAATGAGCAACTCTTTTACCAACCAAACACTTGCACAAATAGAACTTTGGACAAATGCTGATGCTTACAAAAATGATGTTTATATGCTACCAAAAGCTCTAGACGAAAAAGTAGCTAAATTACACTTAGCTAAAATTGGCGTTGAGCTTACTGAATTAAAAGAAGACCAAGCTAGTTATATTGGGGTAACTGTAGAGGGCCCATACAAGCCAGAGCATTACAGATACTAA
- a CDS encoding SDR family oxidoreductase yields the protein MNIILTGATGTLGSKVLHTLFETKYSQINTVYLLVRKKGLTAPLERVINMLKSEYAPQFMKDNLDAITSKIKVINADNILEPKSFLETNKQYYFIHSAGYVNLSVDPVNKDEIFEENFNFTKSIYNAYLPYLKKFIYISTAFSIGDLGGIIGDDYIEIEGGTYRNFYEASKHASEKFLTQKSKENSIPLQILRPSVLGGNAIDNPSFFISKYMVFYLFAKFFYNTPSKEHIRITANADSGLNIIPTDYAAKVIVKVFDTDVQQLNIVHNKATNITKGISKILDTVDFTSYNITQDIITKAAGFESKLEQFYYETIGVHLNPYLTSKPYEWDTSLLESILPIPKYDLEQYLGNTVEFAKLKNFRNQKW from the coding sequence ATGAACATTATCTTAACAGGAGCAACGGGTACATTAGGCTCTAAAGTGCTGCACACTCTTTTTGAAACTAAATACAGCCAAATTAATACAGTGTATCTTTTGGTTCGTAAAAAAGGCTTAACTGCCCCACTTGAAAGAGTTATAAATATGCTAAAAAGCGAATATGCTCCGCAGTTTATGAAAGATAATTTAGATGCAATTACCTCTAAAATAAAGGTTATTAATGCTGATAATATTTTGGAGCCAAAATCTTTTTTAGAAACTAACAAGCAGTATTACTTTATACATTCTGCTGGCTATGTTAACTTATCTGTAGACCCTGTTAATAAAGATGAAATTTTTGAAGAAAATTTTAATTTCACCAAGTCTATTTACAATGCATATTTACCTTATTTAAAAAAGTTTATTTACATAAGCACTGCTTTTTCTATTGGTGATTTAGGCGGCATTATTGGCGATGATTATATAGAGATTGAAGGCGGAACTTACCGTAACTTTTATGAAGCATCTAAACACGCTTCTGAAAAGTTTTTAACTCAAAAGAGTAAGGAAAATAGCATACCACTACAAATACTAAGACCTAGTGTACTAGGAGGTAACGCTATAGACAATCCAAGTTTTTTTATTTCTAAATATATGGTGTTTTACCTATTTGCAAAATTCTTTTACAACACCCCATCAAAGGAGCATATAAGAATTACTGCAAATGCAGATAGTGGGTTAAACATTATACCAACAGATTATGCTGCCAAAGTTATTGTTAAGGTTTTTGATACCGATGTACAACAACTAAATATTGTACACAACAAAGCTACCAACATAACAAAAGGTATTTCTAAAATTTTAGATACGGTAGATTTTACCTCGTACAATATTACACAAGATATTATTACTAAAGCAGCAGGCTTCGAATCTAAATTAGAACAATTTTATTACGAGACTATTGGCGTGCACTTAAACCCGTACTTAACGTCTAAACCATATGAATGGGACACCTCTTTACTAGAAAGCATTTTACCTATACCTAAGTACGATTTAGAACAATATTTAGGCAACACAGTAGAGTTTGCAAAGCTTAAAAATTTTAGAAATCAGAAATGGTAG
- a CDS encoding phytase, which yields MNKYINYIGVMVVVLAFACKENSLPAIAPNVITEKTKNDTDDPAIWVNPKNAEKSIVFGTDKETDGGVYAFDLNGKIIKNKSITGVKRPNNVDVAYNFKINDSTFTDVLVFTEREKQQIRMFSVPDMMPLDNGGFSVFKNEKKLEYTLPMGVGLYTSSVDNTLYAIVGRKNGPKDGYLHQYKLSTDTTGVVQSTLVRKFGVFSGKKEIEAIAVDSELGYVYYSDEQHGIRKYYAEPTKGDKEISCFGGELFLSDIEGIAIAKQAKGKGYIIVSDQQKGQFNIFSRDTNKFVKAVNLSTTETDGCEVVTVPLNNVFKNGLFVAMNDAKDFYFYDLAKLGL from the coding sequence ATGAATAAATACATAAACTATATAGGGGTAATGGTTGTTGTGCTTGCATTTGCGTGTAAAGAAAATAGTTTGCCTGCAATAGCTCCAAATGTTATCACAGAAAAAACTAAGAATGATACAGACGACCCTGCTATTTGGGTGAACCCTAAAAATGCAGAAAAAAGTATTGTTTTTGGAACAGATAAAGAAACTGATGGCGGAGTGTATGCTTTTGACTTAAATGGGAAAATAATTAAGAATAAAAGTATTACCGGAGTAAAAAGACCAAACAATGTAGATGTGGCTTATAATTTTAAAATAAACGATTCTACCTTTACAGATGTTTTGGTTTTTACAGAACGAGAAAAACAACAAATTAGGATGTTTTCTGTGCCAGATATGATGCCTTTGGATAACGGTGGATTTTCAGTTTTTAAAAATGAAAAAAAATTAGAATACACACTTCCAATGGGTGTAGGCTTGTATACCTCTTCTGTAGATAATACATTGTATGCTATTGTAGGCCGTAAAAACGGCCCTAAAGATGGCTATTTACATCAGTATAAATTAAGTACAGACACAACTGGTGTTGTGCAGTCTACTTTGGTACGTAAGTTTGGTGTTTTTAGCGGGAAAAAGGAAATAGAAGCAATAGCTGTAGATAGTGAACTGGGTTATGTTTATTATTCTGATGAGCAACACGGTATACGCAAGTATTATGCAGAGCCAACAAAAGGTGATAAAGAAATTAGCTGTTTTGGAGGCGAGTTGTTTTTATCAGATATAGAAGGTATTGCAATTGCAAAGCAAGCTAAAGGAAAGGGTTACATAATAGTATCTGATCAGCAAAAAGGGCAGTTTAATATTTTTTCTAGAGATACAAATAAGTTTGTAAAAGCTGTTAACTTGTCTACAACAGAAACTGATGGTTGTGAGGTTGTAACAGTGCCTCTAAATAATGTATTTAAAAACGGATTGTTTGTTGCAATGAACGATGCTAAAGACTTTTATTTTTATGATTTAGCTAAACTGGGGCTATAA
- a CDS encoding TonB-dependent receptor yields MKNYLKTKILFLIVALCSAATMAQNGNVSGTISDENGIYVPGASVMITSLKKGAVTDFDGHFSLVDIPVGTYELKITYLGYADSKQSVTISANNTTAVSIYLQPKSVELDGVEVMGYGLGSQAKALNTQKNNLNITNVVSTDQIGKFPDANIGDAVKRISGITMQVDQGEARNIIIRGLSPQLNSVTLNGSRIPSAEGDNRNVQMDLIPADMIQTIEVSKAITPDMDADALGGSVNLITRTSPQGFRLSATAGSGLNFITDKAIINGSFLVGDRGKDGKFGYMLSASYNNSDFGSDNVEADWTDEFEYYTGVDDVEGEPILNQVDVDPYTKEFQQREYLVQRIRRSFSANMDYKFDVNNTVFLKTIYNWRDDRENRFRLSSEILDAEDIQLQDFTVTNGMLTRFPAEVARETKGGINNSRNKNRRLEDQRMQNYSLGGKHLWGDLKVDWLTSFAKASEERLNERYLVYATEYSVLNDNSNTKFPLMTAENVNDAALDNFEYDEITEENQFTKEEDFNAFVNFQLPSNIFGQGDGAVKFGARARLKTKLRDNNFFEFDLEDAYPTLSTTRTNNLSDADFLAGSKYKIGYFTSQDWLGDLNLVDGESVPDEFLRENYNVDENVFAGYVMTNQKLSKKLDVLVGLRLESTKITATGNRIADEENLEGEITEESSYTNVMPGVHFKYAISNATILRFAWTNTLARPNYADLVPSVDVISGDEAIVLGNPKLDATTAMNFDVMAEHYFANVGLLSGGVFYKDIDNFIYTFVGETIDDTYGADTSGFDVYQPLNGEGASIFGAEFAFQRQLDFLPGFAKDLSVYLNYTYISSSADGIINEDGDERENVDLPNTTPNTFNASLAYNTKRFSARLSSNFSDSYIDELGGNEFEDRYYDKQFFLDFNATYKVNSNLSIYADLNNITDQPLRYFQGVKNRTQQVEYYGQRLTFGLKYDLFKK; encoded by the coding sequence ATGAAAAACTATTTAAAAACTAAGATTTTATTTCTAATTGTTGCTCTGTGTAGCGCAGCTACAATGGCACAAAATGGAAATGTTTCGGGAACAATTTCTGATGAAAACGGAATTTATGTTCCTGGTGCATCTGTAATGATTACGTCTTTAAAAAAAGGAGCTGTAACAGATTTTGACGGACACTTTTCTTTGGTAGACATTCCTGTTGGTACCTATGAGCTAAAAATTACATATTTGGGTTATGCAGACAGCAAGCAAAGTGTTACGATAAGTGCTAATAATACAACAGCAGTTTCTATCTACTTACAACCAAAAAGTGTAGAGTTAGATGGTGTAGAAGTTATGGGTTATGGTTTAGGTAGCCAGGCCAAAGCATTAAATACACAAAAAAATAATTTAAACATTACTAATGTAGTATCTACAGATCAGATTGGGAAATTTCCTGACGCAAATATAGGAGATGCTGTAAAGCGTATTTCTGGTATTACAATGCAGGTAGACCAAGGTGAGGCACGTAACATTATAATTCGTGGCTTGTCTCCACAATTAAACTCTGTTACATTAAACGGTAGTCGTATTCCATCTGCAGAAGGAGATAATAGAAATGTTCAAATGGATTTAATACCTGCAGATATGATACAAACCATTGAAGTAAGTAAAGCAATTACACCAGATATGGATGCAGATGCACTTGGTGGTTCTGTAAATTTAATTACTAGAACATCTCCACAAGGTTTTAGGTTATCTGCAACTGCAGGATCGGGGTTAAATTTTATTACAGATAAAGCAATAATTAATGGTTCTTTCTTGGTTGGTGACCGTGGTAAAGATGGTAAGTTTGGTTATATGTTATCTGCATCTTATAATAACAGCGATTTTGGTTCGGACAATGTAGAAGCAGATTGGACAGATGAGTTTGAGTATTACACAGGCGTAGATGATGTAGAAGGAGAACCTATTTTAAACCAAGTAGATGTAGATCCTTACACCAAAGAATTTCAGCAAAGAGAATATCTTGTGCAGCGTATAAGACGTAGTTTTTCGGCTAATATGGACTATAAGTTTGATGTTAATAACACTGTGTTTCTTAAAACTATTTACAACTGGAGAGATGATAGAGAAAATAGATTTAGGTTGTCTTCAGAAATTTTAGATGCAGAAGATATACAACTTCAAGACTTTACAGTAACTAATGGTATGCTTACTCGTTTTCCTGCAGAAGTTGCACGCGAAACTAAAGGAGGTATTAATAACAGTAGAAATAAAAACAGACGTTTAGAGGATCAGCGCATGCAAAACTATTCACTTGGTGGCAAGCATTTGTGGGGAGATTTAAAAGTAGATTGGTTAACTTCTTTTGCAAAAGCATCTGAAGAAAGGTTAAATGAGAGGTATTTGGTTTATGCCACAGAATATTCAGTATTAAATGATAATTCTAATACTAAATTCCCATTAATGACTGCAGAAAATGTAAATGATGCAGCACTTGATAATTTTGAATATGATGAAATTACAGAAGAAAATCAATTTACAAAAGAAGAAGATTTTAATGCATTTGTTAATTTTCAATTGCCTTCAAATATCTTTGGACAAGGAGATGGCGCTGTAAAGTTTGGAGCTAGAGCTCGTTTAAAAACAAAGTTAAGAGATAACAATTTTTTTGAGTTTGATTTAGAAGATGCATACCCTACATTAAGTACTACAAGAACTAATAATTTGTCTGATGCAGATTTTTTAGCAGGGAGTAAATACAAAATAGGATATTTTACAAGTCAAGATTGGTTAGGAGATTTAAATTTAGTAGATGGTGAGTCAGTCCCAGATGAGTTTTTAAGAGAAAATTATAACGTAGATGAAAATGTATTTGCTGGTTATGTAATGACAAATCAAAAATTATCTAAAAAATTAGATGTTTTGGTGGGTCTTCGTTTAGAGAGTACTAAAATTACGGCAACAGGAAACCGAATTGCTGATGAAGAAAATTTAGAAGGAGAAATTACAGAAGAAAGCTCATATACAAATGTTATGCCTGGTGTGCATTTTAAATATGCAATATCTAATGCTACAATACTACGTTTTGCCTGGACAAATACTTTGGCAAGACCTAATTATGCAGATTTAGTACCGTCTGTAGATGTTATTTCTGGTGATGAGGCAATTGTACTTGGTAACCCTAAATTAGATGCAACTACAGCTATGAATTTTGATGTAATGGCAGAACATTACTTTGCTAATGTTGGGTTGCTTTCTGGAGGTGTTTTTTACAAAGACATAGATAATTTTATTTACACTTTTGTTGGTGAAACTATAGATGATACTTACGGAGCAGATACAAGTGGGTTTGATGTTTATCAACCACTAAACGGTGAAGGGGCAAGTATTTTTGGAGCAGAATTTGCTTTTCAGCGTCAGTTAGATTTTTTACCTGGCTTTGCTAAAGATTTAAGTGTTTATTTAAATTATACTTACATATCTTCTTCTGCAGATGGTATTATAAATGAAGATGGTGATGAACGAGAAAATGTAGATTTGCCTAATACAACACCTAACACTTTTAATGCTTCTTTGGCGTATAATACCAAACGCTTTTCTGCAAGGTTGTCTTCTAATTTTTCAGATAGTTATATTGATGAGTTGGGCGGTAATGAGTTTGAAGATAGGTATTATGACAAACAATTTTTTCTAGATTTTAATGCAACATATAAAGTAAATAGCAATTTAAGTATTTATGCAGATTTAAATAACATTACAGATCAACCATTACGTTATTTTCAAGGAGTTAAAAACAGAACACAACAGGTAGAGTACTATGGTCAAAGGTTAACTTTTGGTTTAAAGTATGATTTGTTTAAAAAATAA
- a CDS encoding tetratricopeptide repeat protein, with amino-acid sequence MKLLFSSVVIFFFVCQVKAQVVSAEFVKLDSLGGAFKELNKSLKKAKETNNSYGIALAHYKLAIFCKNNNAYTEALHQNNEALVLLQSKKDTLVVNVLNQIGALHLELKNYNYAKDYFAKAITQATTLKDSLALAFSTSNLGSCFEKQHKYAEALNYQNKSLKLYKQLNNSSGLAIVNENIGSIYEDLEDYKLAKYFFEKALAYAKNSKEARLANIYNNLGDVYRKTDNLTKGLEFTTKSLESAIKTNSSADVASAYKDLSKNYNLQGDYKKAHSYLQLFVVLDTKNSKQQNTNQASALQHIYNSKEKESQIAYLLQVNKVNRAQNIILVILVVTVLALSLIWFMYVQKKRRHSRKEQDYEQQLLKAKLDKKQAEEKTLQKEVYIKTAALSRYSLHLSQKNKMLSNLSLTLKNSLQRSNIDLKRKLKTLIKEIDFNLSQEKEWDEFMLFFKEIHPSFITKISAAAHCKLSPAELRLCILLKLNLSSKEIASILRLTPDSVRVSRYRLRKKLPINAKEELGAYLTTF; translated from the coding sequence ATGAAACTTCTTTTTTCTTCTGTTGTTATATTCTTTTTTGTTTGTCAGGTAAAAGCACAAGTTGTTTCTGCGGAGTTTGTAAAGTTAGATAGTTTAGGAGGTGCTTTTAAAGAACTAAATAAAAGTTTAAAAAAAGCAAAGGAAACAAATAACAGTTATGGTATAGCATTAGCACACTACAAATTAGCTATATTTTGTAAAAATAATAATGCTTATACAGAAGCTTTACATCAAAATAATGAAGCTCTGGTATTGCTACAAAGTAAAAAAGATACATTAGTTGTAAATGTTTTAAACCAAATAGGAGCTTTACATTTAGAACTTAAAAATTACAATTACGCTAAGGATTATTTTGCAAAAGCAATTACACAGGCAACTACTTTAAAAGATTCTTTAGCGCTTGCTTTTTCAACCTCAAATTTAGGTAGTTGTTTTGAAAAGCAACATAAGTATGCAGAGGCTTTAAATTATCAAAATAAGAGTCTTAAACTGTACAAGCAACTAAATAACAGTAGCGGTTTGGCTATTGTAAATGAAAATATTGGTAGTATTTATGAGGATTTAGAAGACTACAAACTTGCCAAATATTTTTTTGAAAAAGCATTAGCTTATGCAAAAAATAGTAAGGAAGCTAGGCTAGCCAACATATATAATAATTTAGGCGATGTTTATAGAAAAACAGATAATTTAACTAAGGGATTAGAGTTTACAACAAAATCCTTAGAGTCTGCCATAAAAACTAATAGTAGTGCAGATGTTGCAAGCGCATATAAAGACTTGTCTAAAAATTATAATTTACAGGGAGATTATAAAAAAGCCCATAGCTATTTACAGTTGTTTGTTGTGCTAGATACTAAAAATAGTAAACAGCAAAATACAAATCAGGCTAGTGCGCTACAGCATATCTACAATTCTAAAGAAAAGGAATCGCAAATAGCATACTTGTTGCAAGTAAATAAGGTTAATAGAGCGCAAAATATAATATTGGTTATACTGGTTGTAACAGTGTTGGCTTTAAGTTTAATTTGGTTTATGTATGTTCAGAAAAAAAGAAGACACTCTCGTAAAGAGCAAGATTATGAACAGCAATTATTAAAAGCAAAATTAGATAAAAAGCAAGCAGAAGAGAAAACATTGCAAAAAGAGGTGTATATAAAAACAGCTGCTTTATCTAGATATAGTTTGCATTTGTCTCAAAAAAATAAAATGCTGTCTAACTTATCTCTAACATTAAAAAATAGTCTTCAGCGTTCTAATATAGATTTAAAGCGCAAGTTAAAAACACTTATAAAAGAGATTGATTTTAATTTGTCTCAAGAAAAAGAATGGGATGAGTTTATGTTGTTTTTTAAAGAAATTCACCCAAGTTTTATAACTAAAATTAGTGCGGCTGCACATTGTAAATTATCTCCTGCAGAGTTAAGGCTCTGTATTTTGCTAAAGCTGAATTTATCTTCTAAAGAAATTGCATCAATATTAAGGTTAACACCAGATAGTGTACGAGTGTCTAGATACAGATTAAGAAAAAAATTACCTATTAATGCCAAAGAGGAATTAGGTGCTTATTTAACCACTTTTTAG